The following proteins come from a genomic window of Rattus norvegicus strain BN/NHsdMcwi chromosome 8, GRCr8, whole genome shotgun sequence:
- the Or10n7 gene encoding olfactory receptor Olr1314: MANRTLLDEFILLGIPQTQGLETLLFVVFLFIYFFTLLGNSLIFTAIVSSSSLHTPMYFFLGLLSIFDIMFPSVTCPKMLFYLSGQSPAISYKGCVAQLFFYHFLGSTEGCLYSVMAYDRYVAICHPLRYMLIMKPGVCLSLVTVSWLVGCLQSSILTFFTFQLTYCGPNHVHHFFCDIPAVLPLACTDNKLAQKVGSINVGFLALMLLFSVCVSYVHIGVAILRIRSAEGRQKAFSTCSAHLTAILCAYGPVIIIYLQRTPNPLLGAVVQILNNIVSPMLNSLIYSLRNKEVKRSLRRVFHTLA, encoded by the coding sequence ATGGCAAATCGCACATTGCTGGATGAATTTATTCTCCTAGGAATACCCCAGACTCAAGGACTGGAGACTCTACTCTTTGTGGTGTTCTTGTTCATATACTTCTTCACCTTGCTTGGAAATTCACTCATCTTTACAGCAATAGTTTCTTCATCTTCTCTTCACacccccatgtatttcttcctgggACTTCTATCAATTTTTGACATAATGTTTCCATCAGTAACCTGTCCCAAGATGCTATTTTACCTCTCTGGCCAGAGTCCAGCCATCTCTTACAAAGGCTGTGTTGCACAGCTcttcttttatcattttctgGGTTCTACTGAAGGATGCCTCTACTCTGTGATGGCCTATGATCGTTATGTTGCCATCTGTCACCCACTAAGATACATGCTCATCATGAAACCTGGAGTGTGCCTGAGCTTGGTCACAGTATCCTGGTTGGTAGGATGTCTTCAGTCCAGCATCCTAACATTCTTTACATTTCAGTTAACCTACTGTGGTCCCAATCATGTCCACCATTTTTTCTGTGACATTCCCGCAGTTTTACCTCTGGCTTGTACTGACAACAAATTGGCCCAGAAGGTGGGTTCCATCAATGTTGGCTTTCTGGCTCTGATGCTTCTCTTCAGTGTTTGTGTCTCTTATGTACATATTGGAGTTGCCATTCTGAGAATCCGTTCAGCAGAGGGCAGACAGAAAGCATTCTCCACCTGCAGTGCCCACCTCACTGCTATTCTTTGTGCCTACGGACCTGTAATCATCATCTATCTGCAGCGCACACCAAACCCTCTGCTTGGGGCTGTGGTGCAGATATTAAATAATATTGTCTCACCTATGTTGAACTCTTTAATCTATTCATTGAGAAACAAGGAAGTGAAGAGGTCCTTGAGAAGGGTGTTTCACACTTTAGCTTAG